A genome region from Bacteroidota bacterium includes the following:
- a CDS encoding acyl-CoA thioesterase, whose product MKHTYTLSAKTTFKVRFNECDPLGIVWHGNYAKYFEEGRESFCQEHGLNYLNLYNKGFSTPLIHMASDFKRPIRYRDAVVIETLFRKTDAAKIMFDYILRKEIGDETICTGSTTQVFVENGSLSLLMVAPEVFVNWKKNAEAR is encoded by the coding sequence ATGAAACATACCTATACTTTATCGGCAAAAACAACTTTTAAGGTTCGCTTCAACGAGTGTGACCCTTTGGGGATTGTTTGGCATGGGAACTATGCCAAATATTTTGAAGAGGGACGAGAATCTTTCTGTCAGGAGCATGGCTTGAATTATCTCAATTTATATAACAAAGGCTTTTCCACTCCGCTGATTCACATGGCTTCTGATTTTAAACGCCCTATTCGCTATCGCGATGCGGTGGTTATTGAAACGCTTTTCCGCAAAACCGATGCGGCCAAGATCATGTTTGATTACATCCTTCGTAAAGAGATTGGCGATGAAACCATTTGCACAGGCTCTACTACCCAGGTATTTGTAGAGAACGGAAGTCTATCACTATTGATGGTCGCACCGGAGGTTTTCGTGAACTGGAAAAAGAATGCGGAGGCAAGATGA
- a CDS encoding beta-ketoacyl synthase has protein sequence MKSVYLAADNISSPLGKSTKANFEGVSQGLTSICSIQNDAISPVSFYASLFEKSFWQQTENEFTRFEKLCITSITEALKQTEISISSPDTLFILSTTKGNIELIEKTKVNREIADRVSLFKTAENLTLHFNSPNKPLVISNACISGVLAVIIAKRLLQAGKYRHAVICGADVLSRFVISGFQSLYAMSTKPCKPFDKSRDGINLGECAATMILTTEKNYSKNILINAGASTNDANHISGPSRTGLELSHAVQTAISDSSLTAKDLSFISAHGTATIYNDEMEAKAFSHASLNEVPLHSLKGNFGHTLGAAGILESVLTCHSLLEGAVLPSRNFTESGVSQTVNVNTSFIKSDKKHALKTASGFGGCNAAIIYSIN, from the coding sequence ATGAAATCGGTCTATCTCGCTGCAGATAATATCTCCTCCCCTCTCGGGAAATCTACCAAAGCAAACTTTGAAGGGGTGAGCCAAGGTTTGACTTCTATTTGTTCTATCCAGAATGACGCTATTTCTCCCGTTTCTTTTTATGCTTCCCTATTTGAAAAGTCTTTCTGGCAGCAAACAGAAAATGAATTTACCCGCTTTGAAAAATTATGTATCACCTCCATCACAGAGGCTTTAAAACAAACCGAGATTTCTATTTCTTCTCCCGATACCCTTTTTATTCTTTCCACCACCAAAGGAAATATAGAACTCATCGAGAAAACAAAGGTGAATCGAGAAATTGCCGACCGCGTTTCTTTATTTAAAACAGCGGAAAACCTTACCCTCCATTTTAATTCGCCCAACAAACCATTAGTGATTTCCAATGCCTGTATTTCAGGGGTGTTGGCAGTAATTATTGCCAAGCGATTATTACAAGCCGGAAAATATCGCCATGCGGTTATTTGCGGAGCCGATGTTCTTTCTCGTTTTGTGATTTCAGGCTTTCAATCACTTTATGCCATGAGTACAAAACCCTGCAAGCCTTTTGACAAAAGCAGAGATGGCATCAACCTTGGCGAATGTGCTGCCACCATGATTTTGACTACCGAAAAAAATTATTCTAAAAATATTTTGATTAATGCCGGCGCAAGCACTAATGATGCCAATCATATTTCCGGCCCATCGCGTACCGGTCTGGAATTATCACACGCTGTTCAAACAGCTATCAGCGATAGCAGCCTTACGGCAAAAGATTTATCATTCATCTCTGCACATGGAACCGCTACTATATATAACGACGAGATGGAAGCCAAGGCTTTCTCTCATGCCTCGCTAAACGAAGTTCCCCTTCATAGCCTGAAAGGAAACTTCGGTCATACCCTTGGAGCCGCAGGTATTTTAGAATCCGTACTCACTTGCCATTCCTTGCTGGAAGGAGCAGTTCTGCCGAGCAGAAATTTTACTGAATCAGGTGTGTCTCAAACCGTAAACGTAAATACCTCATTCATTAAAAGCGATAAAAAACATGCGCTCAAAACCGCTTCCGGCTTCGGAGGTTGTAACGCGGCGATCATCTATTCAATCAACTAA
- a CDS encoding tryptophan 7-halogenase, whose product MKNEKVDVLVIGAGPSGTVAASIINKAGFKVKIVEKEKFPRFVIGESLLPRCMEAFEEAGFLDALKKQGYQEKFGAKFVNPEKKVMDFNFDHQFTKGWTHTWQMPRADFDNILATEVQKMGVEIEFQTTVTGIKFEGTNSTTTVTGVDGSVRTIEARFIVDGSGYGRVIPRLFQLDQPSDLPSRKTIFTHIRDDKRMEYAEPNRILIIEHQPGVWAWCIPFSNGNTSCGFVSKPDFFNDFTGSPEKQLRDIIATEWSIADRFKDASFLFEPKILQSWSTSTKQFFGNGYVLTGNVTEFLDPVFSSGVTLAAASSQLAAHLVIKQLKESKVDWQKEYTDVMMEGVETFRSYINAWYDGSLQKIFFAEERNPEVISQICSVLAGYVWDNENPYVKNHRTHIDRMVRLLSVGKKLKELNN is encoded by the coding sequence ATGAAAAACGAAAAAGTGGACGTATTAGTGATTGGCGCCGGGCCTTCTGGCACCGTAGCGGCCTCCATCATCAACAAAGCAGGATTCAAAGTAAAGATCGTAGAAAAAGAAAAATTTCCTCGCTTCGTCATCGGCGAAAGTTTATTGCCTCGCTGCATGGAGGCCTTTGAAGAAGCAGGATTTTTAGATGCCTTAAAGAAACAAGGCTATCAGGAAAAGTTTGGTGCCAAATTCGTCAACCCAGAGAAAAAGGTGATGGACTTTAACTTCGACCATCAATTTACCAAAGGCTGGACGCATACCTGGCAAATGCCTCGCGCAGATTTTGACAACATCCTTGCAACCGAAGTACAAAAGATGGGCGTAGAGATTGAATTTCAAACCACCGTCACCGGAATTAAATTCGAGGGCACCAACTCTACCACTACCGTTACTGGTGTCGACGGCTCCGTGAGAACTATTGAAGCCCGCTTTATAGTAGATGGCTCCGGCTATGGACGGGTAATTCCTCGCCTGTTTCAGTTAGACCAGCCTTCCGATCTTCCTTCGCGCAAAACCATCTTTACCCACATACGCGACGATAAGAGAATGGAGTATGCAGAACCCAACCGCATCTTAATCATAGAACACCAACCCGGTGTGTGGGCTTGGTGCATTCCCTTTTCAAACGGCAACACCTCCTGCGGCTTCGTGAGCAAGCCCGATTTCTTCAACGATTTCACCGGTAGCCCCGAAAAACAACTTCGCGATATCATTGCTACCGAATGGAGCATAGCCGACCGTTTCAAAGATGCCTCCTTCCTCTTTGAACCAAAGATTCTACAATCCTGGTCCACCAGCACCAAACAGTTTTTTGGCAATGGCTATGTTCTGACCGGAAACGTGACCGAGTTTCTCGACCCGGTGTTTTCATCCGGTGTAACCCTCGCCGCCGCTTCATCTCAACTCGCCGCGCATCTGGTCATCAAACAACTGAAAGAGAGCAAGGTAGATTGGCAGAAAGAATATACCGACGTGATGATGGAAGGCGTAGAGACCTTCCGGTCCTACATCAATGCTTGGTATGACGGCTCGTTGCAAAAAATCTTCTTTGCCGAAGAAAGAAACCCCGAAGTCATCAGTCAAATCTGTTCTGTCCTTGCGGGCTACGTTTGGGACAATGAAAATCCCTACGTCAAAAATCACCGCACCCATATCGATCGCATGGTGCGATTGCTATCGGTGGGCAAAAAGCTGAAGGAATTGAACAATTAA